One genomic region from Pyrobaculum islandicum DSM 4184 encodes:
- a CDS encoding redox-regulated ATPase YchF: MVTQARVQIGIVGKPNAGKSTFFAAATLKDVKISPIPFTTIDPNIGIGYVRIETCPCTNIRCNPRSYIVLDGVCFAPVELIDVAGLVPGAWQGRGLGNQFLDHLRRAPVLIHVVDASGSTDEEGRLVKPGSHDPVSDVYFLEREIDMWIASILRRDWDRVVRYVEFSKRDITEVLLEKLAGLGMGRAHVEAALQDADLAKKSPSKWSDEDLVKFSHLVREYSKPIVIAANKIDLPEGEEGYKKLRETLPNRIIVPTSAEAELALRRAAAKGLIKYKPGDQSFEVVGQLTPQQKSALDKIAELLKKWGSTGVTKAINAAVFDAIKYVAIYPVEDERRLSDKNGNVLPDLLLVPHTYTARDVAYAIHTELGERFIAAIDVKSGRKLAADETVFQGLIIKILAR; this comes from the coding sequence GTGGTGACTCAAGCCAGAGTACAGATAGGCATTGTAGGCAAGCCAAACGCCGGCAAATCAACTTTTTTTGCAGCAGCAACTCTAAAAGATGTCAAGATTTCTCCCATACCATTTACCACAATAGATCCTAACATAGGCATTGGATATGTAAGAATAGAGACATGCCCCTGTACAAACATTAGATGTAACCCCAGAAGCTACATAGTGCTTGACGGCGTGTGTTTTGCGCCAGTGGAGTTAATAGATGTAGCTGGGCTCGTCCCTGGCGCGTGGCAAGGGAGGGGGTTGGGAAACCAGTTTCTAGACCACTTAAGGAGAGCCCCCGTCCTTATACACGTCGTAGACGCCTCAGGGTCTACAGACGAAGAAGGTAGGCTTGTTAAACCGGGGTCTCACGACCCTGTCTCAGACGTTTATTTCCTTGAGAGAGAGATAGATATGTGGATTGCATCTATACTCCGTAGGGACTGGGACAGGGTTGTTCGTTATGTCGAGTTTAGCAAAAGAGACATAACTGAAGTTCTGTTAGAGAAACTAGCTGGGTTAGGTATGGGGCGGGCACACGTAGAGGCAGCGCTTCAAGATGCAGACCTAGCGAAAAAATCTCCAAGCAAATGGAGTGACGAAGACCTCGTAAAATTTAGCCACTTAGTTAGAGAATACAGCAAGCCTATTGTAATAGCGGCAAATAAAATCGACCTTCCAGAGGGCGAAGAGGGGTATAAAAAACTAAGAGAGACGCTTCCTAATAGAATCATTGTGCCCACATCCGCCGAGGCTGAATTGGCCTTAAGACGGGCGGCGGCAAAAGGGCTTATTAAATACAAGCCAGGCGACCAGAGTTTCGAAGTAGTGGGCCAGCTAACGCCACAACAAAAATCGGCGTTAGACAAAATAGCGGAATTATTAAAGAAGTGGGGTTCGACAGGCGTGACCAAAGCTATCAACGCTGCAGTATTCGATGCAATAAAATACGTGGCAATTTATCCCGTTGAAGATGAAAGAAGGTTAAGTGATAAGAACGGCAACGTTTTACCGGATTTATTGCTAGTGCCGCATACATACACCGCAAGAGATGTCGCTTATGCTATACATACGGAACTTGGCGAAAGATTTATCGCAGCAATTGATGTAAAAAGCGGAAGAAAGTTGGCCGCAGATGAGACAGTTTTTCAAGGCCTAATTATAAAAATACTCGCCAGATGA